The following proteins are co-located in the Desulfoscipio sp. XC116 genome:
- a CDS encoding ABC transporter substrate-binding protein, with amino-acid sequence MKSKFLSKLLAVCTCLMLLCTVFAGCDNTSGKTSGEKEKKTLTLAVGAELTTLYPLNMDAQNLSATRLCYEGLVNYEDGEVKPWLAKSWNFSQDGRDLTFTLRDNVTFHDGGKFNAQAVKDNFVFKSKTPNFRAWPGVVNIKEIEVVDDYTVTFHYDTPYFGYLNDFTFREIMVCVSPKVIEEDNFQTMKGVVGTGPYIYSEVKDGEYVNFIKNENYWGDEPYYDEIIVKYIPEASARLLALQKGEIDMIYGSTLISWDDYKQAASFDGIKGVVSPVDTKTVSLVLNAANPILSDKSVREAIAYGIDKQAICDGLFHGNQNPAPDLFPDGNFLSDVKLNTIRTYDKGKAEQLLDSAGWKMNASAGLREKDGKPLSFKLTYDSGEVMNKMLATTIKSQLREIGIDAQTEGQDMMTWWQEGVAGNYGLIIWATEENTEPQINFPKMINSSPHTPSLKAIEGSDKFLADIQETMVIDDQAKVNELFGRILNFSNDNVLELPLYYAKDLILFNTNKIKDYTFTDTPVMFEIDNIKPVQ; translated from the coding sequence ATGAAAAGCAAATTTTTATCAAAACTGCTGGCTGTTTGCACCTGCCTGATGCTTCTCTGCACTGTATTTGCAGGCTGCGACAATACTTCCGGCAAAACTTCAGGCGAAAAGGAGAAAAAAACACTTACCTTAGCGGTCGGTGCGGAGCTGACTACGCTTTACCCTCTCAATATGGATGCTCAAAACCTTTCGGCGACAAGACTTTGCTATGAAGGGCTGGTAAATTACGAGGACGGCGAGGTTAAACCGTGGCTTGCAAAGAGCTGGAATTTTTCCCAAGACGGCCGCGACCTGACTTTTACACTGAGAGACAATGTAACCTTTCACGATGGCGGGAAATTCAACGCCCAAGCAGTGAAAGACAATTTTGTTTTCAAGAGTAAAACTCCTAATTTCCGGGCCTGGCCGGGTGTAGTCAATATCAAGGAAATTGAGGTTGTAGACGATTATACCGTTACCTTCCATTATGACACCCCATATTTCGGTTATCTGAATGACTTCACCTTTCGCGAAATAATGGTTTGCGTTTCGCCCAAGGTTATTGAAGAAGACAATTTTCAAACCATGAAGGGGGTTGTAGGAACAGGTCCTTATATTTACAGTGAAGTTAAAGACGGGGAGTACGTCAATTTTATAAAGAATGAAAACTACTGGGGAGATGAGCCATATTACGATGAAATAATCGTAAAGTATATTCCGGAAGCTTCCGCTCGCCTGCTTGCCTTGCAAAAAGGTGAAATCGACATGATTTATGGCAGTACACTCATTTCCTGGGACGATTACAAGCAGGCGGCATCCTTCGACGGTATTAAAGGTGTCGTTTCCCCCGTTGACACAAAAACTGTCAGCCTTGTCTTGAATGCGGCCAATCCGATACTTTCAGACAAATCAGTTCGTGAAGCCATCGCCTACGGTATTGATAAGCAGGCTATTTGCGACGGATTGTTTCACGGTAATCAGAACCCTGCTCCGGACCTTTTCCCTGATGGCAATTTCCTTTCAGATGTAAAGCTTAACACTATCCGTACTTACGACAAAGGAAAAGCGGAACAGCTGCTTGACAGTGCGGGCTGGAAAATGAACGCAAGCGCCGGACTGCGTGAAAAGGACGGCAAGCCACTTTCTTTTAAGTTAACCTATGACTCCGGCGAAGTCATGAATAAAATGCTGGCGACTACCATAAAAAGTCAGCTTAGGGAAATCGGAATTGATGCTCAGACTGAAGGCCAGGATATGATGACCTGGTGGCAGGAAGGTGTGGCCGGCAATTACGGACTGATCATCTGGGCAACCGAAGAAAACACGGAACCACAGATAAACTTCCCCAAAATGATCAATTCTTCACCGCATACTCCATCGTTAAAGGCCATTGAGGGAAGCGACAAATTCCTAGCGGACATCCAAGAAACCATGGTTATTGATGATCAAGCAAAAGTGAATGAATTATTTGGCAGGATTCTTAATTTCAGCAATGACAATGTACTCGAACTGCCGCTATACTATGCCAAAGACTTGATATTGTTTAATACAAACAAAATTAAGGATTATACTTTTACCGATACGCCAGTCATGTTTGAAATTGATAATATCAAGCCAGTACAATAA
- a CDS encoding dipeptide/oligopeptide/nickel ABC transporter ATP-binding protein, with product MDGIQIERLNKKYSDHKGVMFSVLSDINFKISPGEFISVTGDSGTGKSTLARIVLGIEEPDSGKVVLDGRSVPELKPSEYRQFRSKIQAVFQDTRGTLNPKLSVYHNVEEALVNLTDLSRSERQKRIFELISLVGMNEKLLKVPTKQLSGGEQQRLSLLRALSVHPKYLVLDEVLSGLDLISQSSVLDLLEAYHKEHQFGCLFITHHKTGAYRLSDKVLVMKNGKIAREGVKQ from the coding sequence ATGGACGGAATACAAATTGAACGCTTGAATAAAAAATATTCTGATCATAAGGGTGTGATGTTCAGCGTGCTGTCTGATATAAATTTTAAAATATCGCCCGGCGAATTTATATCCGTAACCGGCGACTCAGGAACAGGAAAAAGCACGCTTGCAAGAATCGTTTTAGGAATTGAAGAACCCGATTCCGGCAAAGTTGTCTTGGATGGCCGCAGCGTTCCGGAATTAAAGCCTTCTGAATATCGCCAGTTTCGCAGTAAAATACAGGCTGTGTTTCAAGATACCCGCGGAACGCTGAATCCAAAGCTTTCGGTATATCACAATGTTGAAGAAGCCCTTGTCAACTTAACCGACCTAAGCAGATCCGAAAGGCAAAAACGTATTTTTGAGCTTATATCGCTTGTAGGAATGAATGAAAAGCTTTTGAAAGTACCGACAAAACAACTTTCAGGCGGGGAACAGCAAAGGCTATCGCTGCTTCGCGCCTTATCCGTGCACCCCAAATATCTTGTGCTTGACGAGGTATTGAGCGGGCTTGATTTAATCTCTCAAAGTTCAGTTTTGGACCTGCTTGAAGCCTATCATAAAGAGCACCAATTCGGATGCCTTTTTATCACGCATCATAAAACCGGCGCCTATAGGCTGTCCGATAAGGTCCTTGTTATGAAAAACGGAAAAATTGCCCGTGAGGGCGTTAAACAATAA
- a CDS encoding ABC transporter ATP-binding protein encodes MLRIDGLSVKARNGTLLLDGASLAVGSGHIIGLTGASGSGKTTLLKSIAGILDKSCAVIKGNIFVDNKDISKLDTRERRELCGKTIGFIPQNPMTAFDPRVKIGTQMRETLCIRLGISKSDADDLSTEKLTTFNLKDCNRILRSYPGQLSGGMLQRIAVALMLALRPKYILADEPTSALDEDNREILTRILKKQKKETGILFISHDVEALSVLCENVFVMEHGKITETGTTEKLLSAPEQKWTSAFAAAHKKMEERSFIWTEYKLNA; translated from the coding sequence ATGCTTAGAATCGACGGTTTATCAGTTAAAGCAAGGAATGGTACGCTGTTGCTTGACGGCGCTTCTCTTGCTGTTGGTTCAGGCCACATCATAGGTTTGACGGGAGCCTCCGGTTCAGGGAAAACAACTCTGCTGAAAAGCATTGCGGGGATACTTGACAAAAGCTGTGCCGTCATTAAAGGGAATATTTTCGTGGATAACAAGGATATAAGCAAATTGGACACAAGGGAACGCAGGGAATTATGCGGAAAAACAATCGGGTTCATTCCCCAAAATCCGATGACCGCCTTTGATCCGAGAGTAAAAATCGGTACCCAGATGCGGGAAACTCTTTGTATCCGTCTCGGAATTTCAAAAAGTGATGCCGATGACTTAAGCACAGAAAAGCTGACAACGTTTAATCTAAAAGACTGTAACAGAATTCTCCGAAGTTATCCCGGACAACTATCGGGAGGTATGTTGCAGCGTATCGCCGTGGCTCTGATGCTTGCCCTCCGACCTAAATATATTCTTGCAGATGAACCTACAAGTGCGCTGGATGAGGATAACCGGGAAATATTGACACGGATTTTGAAAAAGCAGAAAAAAGAGACGGGCATTCTTTTCATTTCGCATGATGTTGAAGCTTTAAGTGTACTATGTGAAAACGTGTTTGTTATGGAGCATGGCAAAATAACTGAAACAGGAACGACAGAAAAGCTGCTTTCAGCACCGGAACAGAAGTGGACAAGCGCATTTGCGGCAGCCCATAAAAAAATGGAGGAAAGGAGTTTCATATGGACGGAATACAAATTGAACGCTTGA
- a CDS encoding ABC transporter permease, whose translation MKQKKIFQISFPIFILVLCCFGYLFAPNDPQCVDMSNRLAQPCLRYPLGTDTLGRCTLSRLLYGGRTTIGIVALGCFCVAVLGMVTGLLISRPKDKEGVLFESILNAVTAIPPIAYLIIFIAAWGNGVLTMLVAITLSLFLRLIKLVKTRAEIEMSRAYVMCAVTSGAGKLRVLFWHILPNLVSDVVRFICLSCADMVLAIVGFSFIGLGLGDNVIEWGSMVADSNQMMLSHPGLTFYPVVFIFLSTLSFHLLGRAASKGGDYYA comes from the coding sequence ATGAAACAGAAAAAAATATTCCAGATAAGTTTCCCAATATTTATTTTAGTTTTGTGCTGTTTTGGATATTTATTTGCTCCTAACGACCCGCAATGTGTTGATATGTCCAACAGGCTTGCACAGCCTTGCTTAAGATATCCCCTCGGAACCGATACTCTTGGAAGATGTACACTTTCTCGTCTTTTGTACGGAGGCAGAACAACCATCGGAATTGTTGCGCTCGGTTGCTTTTGTGTCGCCGTTTTAGGAATGGTTACCGGATTGCTGATCAGCAGACCGAAAGACAAAGAGGGCGTATTGTTTGAAAGCATTTTGAATGCTGTAACGGCAATTCCGCCCATAGCCTATTTAATTATTTTTATTGCCGCCTGGGGCAACGGCGTTTTAACAATGCTTGTTGCAATCACTCTATCGCTCTTTTTACGACTGATAAAGTTGGTCAAAACAAGAGCTGAAATTGAAATGAGCCGTGCTTATGTCATGTGCGCTGTTACCTCGGGGGCGGGAAAGCTGAGGGTTTTATTTTGGCATATACTGCCGAATCTGGTTTCCGATGTGGTGAGGTTTATTTGTTTATCCTGTGCAGACATGGTGCTGGCGATTGTCGGATTTTCATTTATTGGCCTTGGGCTCGGTGATAATGTCATTGAATGGGGGTCAATGGTTGCCGATTCCAACCAGATGATGCTGTCTCATCCGGGACTGACCTTTTATCCTGTGGTATTCATTTTTTTGAGTACACTGTCCTTCCATTTGTTGGGACGTGCGGCTTCTAAAGGAGGTGATTATTATGCTTAG
- a CDS encoding ABC transporter permease, producing the protein MRAKQWRYIARRIAVMIFSLLFVTLLSFTLMRLSPVDPAAAYVMRNSPIVTTEQIAEARIELGLDKPLAIQYFTWVRDALGGEFGISLASGKPVLAELSKSIPVSLCVVGLSAVLMMIGVLLFGCLQYLIRESLVGKFLTVLSIIGISIPAFYLALLFIQYFAFQSDFISVTGNTGLMKYLPAALCLSVGGIAFYSQMLAGSLEREMNEDYAFFARCRGLKEGRILLFHALSHSVIDLVPNFAQMIGLCLAAAAIVERVFSLPGLGYLIIDSVINRDAPLIHASVLFLAIMLVLLDFAATILQWHLRRDIRTKEAKE; encoded by the coding sequence TTGAGAGCAAAACAATGGCGTTACATAGCAAGGAGAATCGCAGTTATGATATTTTCTTTGCTCTTTGTTACGTTGCTTTCCTTTACGCTTATGCGTTTGTCGCCGGTAGATCCCGCGGCGGCATATGTAATGCGCAATTCGCCAATTGTTACTACGGAACAAATTGCTGAAGCCCGCATAGAATTAGGGCTCGATAAGCCTTTGGCGATTCAATATTTCACATGGGTAAGGGATGCCCTTGGCGGCGAATTCGGCATTTCCCTTGCAAGCGGTAAACCTGTTTTAGCGGAGCTTTCCAAATCAATTCCCGTTAGTCTTTGTGTGGTTGGCCTTTCAGCTGTTTTAATGATGATTGGTGTGCTGCTGTTTGGGTGTCTGCAATACTTGATAAGAGAAAGCCTTGTGGGAAAGTTCCTTACCGTACTCAGTATCATTGGGATTTCTATTCCTGCCTTCTATCTTGCGCTGCTCTTTATCCAGTATTTTGCTTTTCAGTCCGACTTTATTTCAGTTACGGGTAATACCGGATTGATGAAGTATCTGCCGGCCGCGCTTTGCCTGTCGGTCGGTGGTATTGCTTTTTACTCACAAATGCTTGCTGGAAGTTTGGAAAGAGAAATGAATGAGGATTATGCTTTTTTCGCGCGATGCAGAGGTTTGAAGGAAGGACGGATATTGCTTTTTCATGCTCTATCTCATTCTGTCATAGATTTGGTACCGAACTTCGCCCAGATGATAGGTCTTTGTCTTGCGGCAGCTGCGATTGTTGAGCGTGTGTTTTCACTTCCGGGTCTCGGATATTTGATTATAGACAGCGTAATTAATCGGGATGCTCCCCTTATTCACGCCTCCGTGTTGTTTCTTGCCATAATGCTTGTGCTGCTTGATTTTGCCGCAACAATTCTTCAATGGCATCTCAGGCGGGATATTCGTACCAAGGAGGCAAAAGAATGA
- a CDS encoding AraC family transcriptional regulator: MFNYVSIKEATENWGISERRIQRLCEKNRIYGIACSGRSWTIPADAEKPQDARLKMYKNESVNYCSDKRIKIELCGNGVCVLSQNETCTVYYIENKTGNGVITNYNIFPGVEVYYNDFHMSDGFKRRNISNSDIIEINHCREGRAECEFKSGGCEYLGEGDLTINLVAHPGDFLCFPLSHYHGISIVIDIPKASITLKKLFETLGNIKIDFEQIRKKTASDIGCFILRATDSVQHVFSELYNAPDEMREGYIKLKIMELFLFLSSVDETKASEKRPYFYKPQVDTIKKIRKFLIEHLENRYTLVELSEKYAIPITSMKLCFKGIYGVPMLTYMREYRLQAAAEMLRSSSLSIAEISEKVGYKNPAKFSSVFQKAMKLSPSNYRKKICLQGVESDLED; encoded by the coding sequence ATGTTTAATTATGTTTCGATTAAAGAAGCAACAGAAAATTGGGGCATTTCTGAGCGCCGTATCCAAAGATTGTGCGAGAAAAATCGTATTTATGGCATTGCTTGCTCTGGACGGTCCTGGACAATACCTGCGGATGCGGAAAAACCCCAAGATGCACGATTGAAGATGTATAAAAACGAGTCAGTCAATTATTGTTCGGATAAGCGTATAAAAATAGAACTATGCGGTAATGGAGTATGCGTATTGTCGCAGAACGAGACTTGTACTGTATACTACATTGAAAATAAAACAGGAAACGGAGTTATTACGAATTATAACATCTTTCCCGGTGTTGAGGTATATTACAATGACTTTCATATGTCTGACGGTTTTAAACGCCGAAATATATCGAATTCGGATATTATCGAAATAAATCACTGCCGCGAGGGGCGAGCTGAATGCGAGTTCAAATCTGGAGGTTGCGAATATTTAGGCGAGGGAGATTTAACAATAAATTTGGTGGCGCACCCTGGTGATTTCTTATGTTTCCCTCTTTCGCATTATCATGGAATTTCGATTGTTATAGACATACCCAAGGCCTCAATAACCTTAAAAAAGCTGTTTGAAACGTTAGGAAATATCAAAATAGATTTTGAACAAATCAGGAAGAAAACCGCATCAGATATCGGTTGCTTTATCCTGCGGGCGACAGATTCAGTACAACATGTTTTTTCAGAACTATATAATGCTCCGGACGAAATGCGCGAAGGATATATTAAGTTAAAGATTATGGAGCTTTTTCTTTTTTTAAGCTCCGTCGATGAAACAAAAGCAAGTGAAAAAAGACCGTATTTTTATAAGCCACAGGTTGACACCATAAAAAAAATACGAAAATTCTTAATTGAACATCTTGAAAACCGCTATACACTAGTTGAATTATCTGAAAAATATGCTATCCCGATAACTTCTATGAAATTATGCTTTAAGGGGATATATGGCGTTCCGATGCTTACCTATATGCGTGAGTACAGATTGCAGGCAGCTGCCGAAATGCTCAGAAGTTCTTCATTAAGTATCGCCGAAATATCCGAAAAGGTGGGCTATAAAAACCCTGCCAAGTTTTCGTCGGTTTTTCAAAAGGCAATGAAATTGTCCCCTTCCAACTACAGAAAAAAAATTTGTCTTCAAGGGGTTGAATCCGACTTGGAAGATTAA
- a CDS encoding acetyl-CoA C-acetyltransferase, with amino-acid sequence MRQTVIVSAARTPFGRLGGALKPLKATKLGAITIAESLRRAGIEGASVDNVIFGQVLQGGCGQIPSRQATREAGLPWEVPSETINKVCASGLRAVTMGDQMIRVGDADIIVAGGMESMSNAPYFVPNARWGLRMFDTKFIDLMVNDGLWCSFYDRHMAIHGGEVAIEYGFSREEQDEWALRSHQLAIAAIDSGRLKDEIVPVAIPQKKGDAKTVDTDEGPRRDTNMEALRKLPPVFDPKNTVTAGNAPSVNDGAGALVIMSDAKARELGKQPMATILGHASVSQDAKYIATVPGLSINKLLKKKDMTIDQVDLLEVNEAFAAVTLVSGKIAGWNPDRVNVNGGAIAFGHPIGASGARILMTLIYELHRRGGGIGVAAICSGAAQGDAIMIKVE; translated from the coding sequence ATGCGACAGACTGTAATTGTCAGTGCGGCCAGAACCCCGTTCGGTAGACTCGGCGGCGCACTTAAACCATTAAAGGCAACCAAACTGGGCGCTATTACCATTGCCGAATCCCTACGTCGAGCCGGCATAGAAGGCGCTTCCGTAGATAATGTAATATTCGGTCAGGTCCTCCAGGGCGGCTGCGGGCAAATTCCCTCCCGCCAGGCCACACGAGAAGCCGGCCTGCCCTGGGAAGTCCCCTCGGAGACTATTAACAAGGTATGTGCGTCCGGACTGCGGGCCGTCACCATGGGCGACCAGATGATCCGGGTCGGCGACGCCGATATTATTGTAGCCGGCGGCATGGAGAGCATGAGCAACGCCCCTTATTTTGTTCCAAACGCCCGGTGGGGCCTGCGCATGTTCGATACCAAATTTATTGATTTAATGGTAAACGATGGTTTATGGTGTTCTTTCTACGACAGGCATATGGCTATTCACGGCGGCGAAGTGGCCATTGAGTATGGATTCAGCCGTGAAGAACAAGACGAGTGGGCTTTGCGCAGCCACCAGCTGGCCATTGCCGCCATAGATAGCGGTCGGCTTAAAGATGAAATAGTGCCCGTGGCCATACCTCAAAAAAAAGGTGATGCTAAAACGGTGGACACTGACGAAGGCCCACGGCGCGACACCAACATGGAAGCGCTGCGTAAGCTGCCGCCGGTGTTTGACCCTAAAAATACCGTCACAGCCGGCAATGCCCCCAGTGTAAATGACGGTGCCGGAGCGCTGGTCATCATGTCCGATGCAAAGGCCAGAGAACTGGGTAAGCAACCCATGGCCACTATCCTGGGCCACGCCTCGGTTTCCCAGGATGCCAAATATATTGCCACTGTGCCCGGGCTCTCTATCAATAAACTTCTCAAAAAGAAAGATATGACCATAGATCAGGTGGATCTACTGGAAGTTAATGAGGCTTTCGCCGCCGTGACCCTGGTCAGCGGCAAAATTGCAGGCTGGAATCCCGACCGGGTTAATGTCAACGGCGGAGCCATTGCCTTCGGTCACCCCATTGGCGCCAGCGGCGCCCGCATTTTAATGACTCTGATTTACGAACTGCACCGCCGGGGCGGCGGAATCGGTGTGGCCGCTATCTGCAGCGGTGCTGCCCAGGGCGATGCGATAATGATTAAGGTTGAATAA
- a CDS encoding acyl-CoA dehydrogenase, with product MPYMLTDEQQMMRDMVRKLAQSELAPRAAEIDRTHRFPRENIDKMAELGLMGVPIPEEYGGAGCDFLSYIITIEEISRACASTGVILAVHTSVGTFPILYFGTEEQKQKYIPKLAAGQYIGAFALTEPNAGSDPASLSTTAKPEGDHYIVNGNKVFISNGGEASVYVTFVATDKNKGHKGITCLLVDKDTPGFSIGKTEEKMGLHGDITTELIFDNARVPKENLLGHEGEGFKVAMALLDGGRIGIGAQGLGIAQAAFDVARQYAKERVQFGKSIASFQAIQFMLADMATRIDCARLLVYRAARMRDMGLPYSKESSMAKMYATDTAMEVTTNAVQILGGYGYCKDYPVERYMRDAKITQIYEGTNQIQRIVIAKRLLNE from the coding sequence ATGCCTTATATGCTCACGGACGAGCAGCAAATGATGCGTGACATGGTCAGAAAACTGGCTCAAAGCGAATTAGCCCCCCGGGCTGCGGAAATAGATCGCACTCACCGCTTCCCAAGGGAAAATATCGACAAGATGGCCGAACTGGGCCTGATGGGAGTGCCTATACCAGAAGAATACGGCGGCGCGGGCTGTGATTTTCTTTCTTATATTATCACTATTGAAGAGATATCACGTGCTTGCGCCTCTACCGGTGTGATACTGGCAGTGCATACCTCGGTGGGCACTTTCCCCATTCTTTATTTTGGCACTGAGGAACAAAAGCAAAAATATATTCCTAAACTAGCTGCGGGACAATATATCGGAGCCTTTGCCCTAACCGAACCCAACGCCGGCTCGGATCCGGCCAGCCTCTCCACCACAGCCAAACCGGAAGGAGATCACTACATTGTCAACGGCAACAAAGTTTTTATCTCCAACGGCGGCGAGGCCAGCGTATATGTTACCTTTGTAGCAACCGACAAGAACAAGGGACACAAGGGTATAACCTGTTTATTGGTTGACAAGGACACCCCCGGTTTCTCCATTGGCAAAACAGAAGAAAAAATGGGCCTGCACGGTGACATAACCACCGAATTAATTTTCGACAACGCCCGGGTACCTAAAGAAAACCTATTGGGCCATGAAGGCGAAGGTTTTAAGGTAGCCATGGCTCTGCTGGACGGAGGACGCATCGGCATTGGCGCCCAGGGTCTGGGCATTGCTCAGGCCGCCTTTGACGTAGCCAGACAATACGCCAAGGAGCGTGTACAGTTTGGTAAATCCATAGCCAGCTTCCAGGCCATCCAGTTTATGCTGGCGGATATGGCCACCCGCATCGACTGTGCACGCCTTCTGGTGTACCGGGCCGCCCGCATGCGCGACATGGGATTGCCCTATAGCAAAGAGTCCTCCATGGCCAAAATGTATGCCACCGACACCGCCATGGAGGTAACCACTAACGCAGTGCAAATATTAGGCGGTTACGGTTATTGCAAAGACTACCCGGTGGAGCGCTACATGCGGGACGCCAAAATAACCCAGATTTATGAAGGCACCAACCAAATCCAGCGCATAGTAATCGCTAAGCGATTGCTCAATGAATGA
- a CDS encoding MaoC family dehydratase: MRFFLSWQDMKVGDSVTFYRTFTEGDVSNFIGVTGDFNPIHLDPGIASLCGFKSRVLPGLLTGSMLTHAGGTLLPEPYPATKMSFNFLAPVYIGETICAKVTVTEKDAQRNKLTLHLTCTNQKNEVVLEGEVSGKVMPVTNKRENQY; encoded by the coding sequence ATGCGTTTTTTCCTTTCCTGGCAAGATATGAAGGTCGGTGATAGCGTTACCTTTTACCGTACGTTTACGGAGGGCGACGTAAGCAACTTTATTGGTGTGACCGGAGATTTCAATCCCATACACTTGGACCCGGGCATAGCATCTCTCTGTGGCTTTAAAAGCAGAGTTTTGCCCGGACTGCTTACAGGCAGCATGCTTACTCATGCCGGAGGCACTTTATTACCTGAACCATACCCGGCGACTAAAATGTCCTTTAATTTTCTGGCACCCGTCTATATTGGCGAGACTATTTGCGCCAAAGTCACTGTGACGGAAAAAGATGCCCAAAGGAATAAATTAACGCTTCATTTAACCTGTACCAACCAGAAGAATGAAGTGGTCCTGGAAGGAGAAGTTTCAGGGAAAGTTATGCCGGTGACAAATAAAAGGGAAAACCAATACTAA
- a CDS encoding DUF2512 family protein produces MSKTATALIIKFIMTFVFAGIALAFIDHNTWGWIFVVAVVGTALNYFVGDLLVLPKYGNIVASVGDGVMASLTAYIISLLAPAFRTSFTALAILAVLIAVGEYFFHQYLLRSEKVEP; encoded by the coding sequence ATGAGTAAAACTGCGACCGCACTTATAATTAAATTTATTATGACCTTTGTTTTTGCCGGTATTGCTCTGGCCTTTATTGACCATAACACATGGGGTTGGATTTTTGTGGTGGCTGTTGTGGGTACAGCGCTGAATTATTTTGTGGGGGATCTGCTTGTCCTGCCTAAGTATGGTAACATTGTCGCATCAGTTGGTGACGGTGTGATGGCTTCATTGACGGCGTACATTATAAGTCTGCTAGCCCCGGCTTTCCGAACCAGTTTTACCGCACTGGCTATATTGGCGGTATTAATTGCGGTAGGAGAATACTTTTTCCACCAATACCTACTTCGTTCGGAAAAAGTAGAGCCATAA